A stretch of the Uranotaenia lowii strain MFRU-FL chromosome 3, ASM2978415v1, whole genome shotgun sequence genome encodes the following:
- the LOC129757016 gene encoding leucine-rich repeat transmembrane neuronal protein 3-like — protein sequence MTTQQIAALLLLFTCFALVIPPSSPTTTSAVLKLGCDIEDRVCYLRNVYASEGDRFKNMEGSEGADVIEFFDCHIHTLPRIPYIKRVRATGINLVRILEKTFATVVHLDVSSNRLREFSAGAFEWPEEVQSLNIGGNPLLRDVSVVRKLVELIDLQMPDMKLDLELVDKNIFSEMKKLKTLNLSNNKIVSIPVGIFNSLKSLELLDLSNNYITRINAGSMVIIYEPYSLRKRSLTISLSKNNISIIENDSFMVVKNVDLSDNKLIGIGSTAFNNGSELETLTLSGNRQLRNFNFLKPLGTLHTLTMSNMNFTFAGIPLDVFRGQDNLASLDLSHNDIETLPIGIFSDLSSVNYINLRYNRISHVEFGTFSIRKYDLIDEIDLSYNELSDLNYLVFVPLKYLRVLLLHGNQIPYVNTDQLKRSRSLQNFGIQNNPISCSDLVDLLGVYKLVLDGQEFVAHEPNVNGIRCNPSDRLV from the coding sequence ATGACAACGCAGCAGATCGCAgctctgctgctgctgtttacTTGCTTTGCCCTGGTGATTCCACCAAGTTCCCCGACGACAACGTCGGCCGTGCTGAAGCTGGGCTGCGATATCGAGGATCGCGTTTGCTATCTGCGGAATGTCTACGCCTCGGAGGGAGATCGTTTCAAGAATATGGAAGGATCGGAGGGTGCTGATGTGATCGAGTTTTTCGACTGCCACATTCATACGTTGCCACGGATTCCTTACATTAAGAGGGTACGTGCAACGGGGATTAACCTGGTACGGATTCTGGAGAAGACATTTGCCACGGTTGTACATCTGGATGtttcttcaaatcgattgcGGGAGTTTTCGGCTGGGGCCTTTGAATGGCCGGAGGAGGTGCAGTCTTTGAATATTGGAGGGAACCCGCTGTTGAGAGATGTAAGTGTCGTTAGGAAACTGGTTGAGCTGATCGATTTGCAGATGCCGGATATGAAACTTGATTTGGAATTAgtggataaaaatattttcagcgagatgaaaaagttgaaaacgcTGAATCTGAGTAATAACAAGATTGTATCGATACCGGTTGGAATTTTCAATAGTTTGAAGTCGCTGGAATTGTTGGACCTGAGTAATAATTACATAACACGTATCAATGCAGGTTCAATGGTTATAATTTACGAGCCGTATAGTTTGCGGAAACGCAGTTTGACGATATCGCTATCTAAGAATAATATTTCTATCATAGAAAACGATTCGTTTATGGTCGTGAAAAATGTGGATCTAAGCGATAACAAGTTGATTGGGATTGGATCAACTGCTTTCAACAATGGATCAGAACTGGAAACTCTTACACTGTCGGGTAACAGACAGTTgaggaatttcaattttctcaaaccCTTAGGCACTCTTCACACCCTGACGATGAGCAACATGAATTTCACCTTCGCCGGTATTCCGTTGGATGTCTTCCGAGGACAGGATAATTTGGCATCACTGGATTTGTCACACAACGATATCGAAACGCTACCGATTGGGATATTTTCGGATCTTTCGTCAGTGAACTACATCAATCTACGGTATAATCGCATTTCTCACGTGGAATTTGGCACCTTTTCGATCCGGAAATATGACCTGATTGACGAGATCGATCTATCCTACAACGAGCTCAGTGACCTCAACTATCTGGTGTTTGTGCCTCTGAAATATCTGCGGGTGCTCTTATTGCACGGCAATCAGATACCATACGTCAACACAGATCAGCTGAAGCGTAGCAGAAGTCTTCAAAACTTCGGAATCCAAAACAACCCCATCAGCTGTTCAGATTTGGTCGACCTGCTCGGCGTCTACAAACTGGTCCTCGATGGGCAGGAATTTGTAGCTCACGAGCCCAACGTAAACGGTATCAGGTGTAATCCCTCGGATCGTCTTGTTTAG